In Meles meles chromosome 2, mMelMel3.1 paternal haplotype, whole genome shotgun sequence, the sequence ACAAAAAATTTAATCACAAATTAAAATTCTACCAACTACAGgccttttttatttaacattttatcacATATAATTCACTATCGGATACTGTGTGGGCTTCTGGCATTATCTCACATTACTCCTTCTGCCTGTAATTTCCATTTAAATATCTTCTGTGTGAAGCCATTTCCAACCTGCTAATCTCTCCAAATCTGCTAATCTTCCCCAACCTTCTGCAAGTTAAATACTTCTGTGTTCCCAAAGCATtttgctcatgtcatgattcttGGTTTTATGGGTTAATGGGAGGTGTGTGTGCCCCAGTACTTGCTGGAAAATGGACCCCTGGGGGCAGAAATCCTTTCAGGGTTCCATATACCCAGTATCTACCGGTGATTAGCACATAGTagacaataaataaatgtgaatgaatgaatgaattgatgaATGATAAACTGATATATTTATCATTAGTCCCGCTTTTTCACCctctaaaagagaaaagagatcaaACATCTtctaatgtgatttttatttttaacacagatTACAAGAACATTAAGTGAGACTCTTCATGTGGAAACTTTAGACACAATGTCAACCACTATACCCCTACATAATACTTACTGGCTGGAACGATGAAATCTCCATGTAACTCATAGGTCATAAGAGGCTCTGGAAGACTCCTGTATGAAAGGACAGCCCAGAATTACCAAGCACATACAAACAGGTCAATGTTCTTTGTGTACATTTTTTATAAAAGGTTATAAATGTCATGTGCATTTCTCAGTTAATGTGCAGAACTTTCCCTAAGAAATTTTTTATGTatcaaatagatacataaatcaaACGGATTATTTATTATCTGTACCAGGCACTAACAAAGTTTAACAGCCACAAATCCGTATCAGAATAATCacataatatttcatatttaatctTGGAAAATACCTTTACAAACAACTGagattatatataaaacttcttTCCACGTACAACTTATTTAAACTCAAACATTCTGTCCAACCAAATACAAGCATATAGTTTTGAAAATCATCTCTAGGATATTAACTGAAGATTATGCtataagaaaacattaaaatcttttggagaaaaacaactatcatatgatctccctgatatgaggaagtggagatgcaatgtggggggtttgggggtaggaaaagaataaatgaaacaagatgggatctggagggagacaagccCTAAGAGACtcactctcacaaaacaaactgggggttgctggtggaggggactagggagagggtggttgggttatggacattggggagggtatgtgctatggtgagtgctgtgaaatgtgtaaacctggtgattcacagacctgtacccctggggctagtaatacattatatgtttattaaaaaataaaaaaattattaaaaaaagaaaacattaaaaactttAAGCAAAGATCATATCCTCTCTTCTTACACATCTCTATTACAAAAATATGATGTCCATTTTTTACTTATGTGTACAAAATAAGAGATATGAAATATGTAACCATATGAAAAATGCCCACATAATTTTAACCTTCTACCAACCAGTAACACAAATGGTAGTGTATTTTGTCCTGCGGTCAACAGAATGCTGCAGTCCAGCCAAGCTGTATACAtatcttaaattataaaaaacCAGGTCTCTGAACTCTGTAAAAACACTTAAAGAGCACTTAGACAAGTATCAATCTGCACAGTCTTCCTGGAGGGCAATCTGGCAAGATactaaaaatctttaagagattTAAATCATGTAACCCAGAAATTCCTCTTCAAatgcttaagaaaaaagaaaaatcaaagacatatacacacacaaaaatttaagACATATacaaaagccaagaaaaaaatgcagggaTAAAGGAGTTCATTTGTATTGCTAAGGAGGACAATTAATCAACAagacaggggcaccagggtggctcactgggttaaaacctctgccttaggctcaggtcatgatcccagggtccagggatggagccctgcatcgggctctctgctcagcgggatgcctgcttcgccctctctcagtctctacctgcctctctgactacttgtggtctctgtcaaattaaaaaaaaaaaaaaaaaaaaaagaaacaccaacaAGGCATAACAATCCTAAGTGTTAATGTGTCTAATAATAACAagagtttcaaaatatataaagcaaatattgatggaactttaagaaaaaacagGCAAATCCACACGTATGGCTGGAGATTTAAATACTTCTCCATTTGAATAACTGATATAACAAGTAGACAAAGAAATGAGGATAGAGAAGATTTGAATAAAACTATCAACCAGTTTTACCTAATTGATATGTCTCTCATCTAAATGATACTCCATCCAAAAGGAGCAGAAAAGACATTCTTTCCCAGTATACATGGAACATTTATCAAGATAAACCATATTTCAGGCCGTCAAACAAATATCAATCAATTTAAAAGGGTTTAATTTATACCAGCTATTTCGCTGATTACaataaaatctgaattaaaaatcagtaacagaaagagatctggaaaaccccaaagaaagagaaactagaaagtattttgaacaaaatggaaatgaaaacacaacatatcagaATTTAAGGGATACTATTAGTAAAGCAGTATTTAGGGGTAAATTTCTATCATTCAACACCTATATAAGAAGACAGGTCTTAAAACAATgacttcactttcagtcttggggagtcagaaaaaaaaagaggaaattaaaccCTGAATAAGccaaagcaaatgaaatcaaCAAGATTCCAATTaaacaagataaataaaaggataatacatcatgaccaagttgGGTTTATCATACAAATGTGGTACTGTCTTAATAGTAAAACAAAATGAGTGCAATTCACCACAGTAGCAAACTGAAATAGAAAAACTGTATGCTCATCTCAATAGACAGTTCAGGGGAAAAGAGACAGCTCTTCCTATAAAtggtattagaataattgggcaCTCATATTCAAAAGCaaacttggggggcgcctgggtggctcagcgggttaaagcctctgccttcagctcaggtcatgatcccagggtcctgggatcgagccccgcatcgggctctctgcttggctgggagcctgcttcctcctctctctctctctgcctgccactctgcctacttgtaatctctatcggtcaaataaataaatcaaaaaaaaaaaaaaagcaaacttggATCTGTATCTCatatcttaaataaaaatgaactcaaaacagATCATAGATCTAAGAGTataacctaaaactataaaacttctagaaaaaatataaaagaaaacctTTGTGACTTTGGATTAGGCAAAGAGCTCTTGATACACTACCAACAGacaattcaaaaaaagaaaaactgataaactggaacttcatcaaaactgatgctctttgaaagacactattgagagaaggaaaagacaagtcacagactgaagaaaacatttgcaaagcaTACAGCTGAGGAAGAACTTGTATCCAAAATGCAgtttaaaattatcaaaatataatAAGGCAACAACTAGGTCAGTTTTTTTAATTGCATGAAAGAATACAGACATTTCACCCAAGAAGATGCAGAGATCGCATATATGCACATAGAAAAGTTTATCGGTCATTATGGAAGTGAAAATTCACAGCACATGAGATACCACTgtatacctgttagaatggctaaaacaaaGACAATGGACCATATCAAGAGCTGACAAGGATGTAGAGGAAATGGAACTCTTGCACATTAAGGGTGAGAATGCAAAAAaatataaccattaaaaaaaaatgtcagttttgcaaaatgttaaacatacaaCCAACATAGAAGTAGATAGACACTCCACTCCTAGGCTTGACCCAAGAGAAATATAAACCTGTTTACTCAAAGATGTGTACAAAAAGGATTTtggcagctttatttgtaatagccagaAGCTACAAACAACCCAAAGATCCATCAAGAGgtgaatggattttttaaaacatctgtggcagaggggcacctgggtggctcagttggctcaagttgactcttgatttcggctcaggtcatgatctcagggtcctgagagtgAGCTCCATATTGggatccatgctcagtggggagtctgcttgagattctcccctgctttccctctgctcctctcccccactcatgtgtacactttctctcaaataaatagatcttttttttttttaagattttatttatttatttgatggacagagatcacaagtaggcagagaggcaggcagagagagaggaagggaagtaggctccctgccgagcagagagcctgacgcggggctggatcccaggaccccgggatcacgacccgagccgaaggcagaggctttaacccactgagccgcccaggcgcccctcaaataaataaatcttaaaaaaaaaaaaaaaatctgtgatgtATCCCTACAATGGAACACTGGTTAGCAACAAGAAGGAATGAACTACtggcacatgctacaacataaatGAATCCCctaattatgctaaatgaaagaacccagatttttttaaagaagatatatttttattccatttatatgaaatattaaggaatgcaaattaatatacaatgacagaaaacagaccagcTGTTGCCTAACAAtgagggaggaaaaagggaagggtGGGAGAGAGGATTCCTCGGCAGAATGAGGAAACTTTGGGGGGTAGCAGTGAGGTTCACTATCTGGATTACAGTGACTGCTTTATAGGTGTATGTGCAGGTCAAACTCGCCACGATATACACTATAAAATACACTGTTTGCCAAGGTCAATTTCACTTCagtaaagctgtttaaaaaacaaataaaacagatgtaaaaatatatttacactcTCTGGGCTCAGACCTAGTTTGCAGCGACATGGCTAAACGCACCAAGAAAGTCAGAATCGTGGGCAAATACGGGACCTGTTATGGTGCCTTCCTCAGGAAGATGGTGAAGAAGATTGAGACAAGCCAGCGCGCCAAGTACACTTGCTCCTTCTGTGGCAAAACCAAGATGAAAAGACGAGCTGTGGGGATCTGGCACTGTGGCTCCTGCATGGAAACCGTCGCTACTGGCGCCTGGACCTACAACACCACTTCTGCCGTCACAGTAAAGTCTGCCATCAGAAGACTGAAGGAGTTGGAAGACCAGTAGAAGCACCACCGTTTGAAACATTGCTAGCCTATAATACATgggttaattttgttttttttaagattttatttgacacagagacatccaaagtagatagagaggcaggcagagagagagagagaggaggaagcaggctccccactgagcagagagcccgatgcgggactcgatcccaggtccccgagatcatgacctgagctgaaggcgcggcttaacccactgagccacccaggtgccccaatacatgGGTTAATTTATGTAACAAAATTATTTGGGcttgttaaatttattaattagatCTTTCAATTTATGTTGCACTAATTTTGCATTCTCAGAGGACTTGGAAATTCAAAATCCTTCTAATTTTTGTtcgaaaaaaatacatatatttacaggTCATATTCCCTACATACAACTTAGGATACTACTGCATACgcacatgcacgcgcacacacacacacacacacactgacaacAGGCACATCAATTAAAACTTAAAGCCCTAGTGAAGAAAAGCTCTTTCttatctcctccctccctccccttcatcTCCTACACTCTCacttacagaagaaaaataaaatcgaTTATACCATAGcctaaataaaaagaagtaaaccTTCAGGTTTGTTTCAAAATATGTGAAAAGTGGCAAGGAAGGAAAATGATGACTTGGCATAGAAGGCAAGCTAAACAGTcctgaaaagaaaatggagggggggtggaagagaacacagaaaagcCAGAGGGAGAATTTCTTTtccaataaaaatgaatttgcaTCGAAATACCTTCTATGAGCTAGTTCTACCACTGTCATATGTCTGCTAGTCAATACAGCATAAATAATAGGTATTAAATATTGTTGATGGTAGGGAGG encodes:
- the LOC123937237 gene encoding 60S ribosomal protein L37a-like, with the protein product MAKRTKKVRIVGKYGTCYGAFLRKMVKKIETSQRAKYTCSFCGKTKMKRRAVGIWHCGSCMETVATGAWTYNTTSAVTVKSAIRRLKELEDQ